CTCGATTATGACGCCTACCGCATGATCCGTTTCAACCCCGAGCATGCGCGCTTTGCCGATGGCGACCACCCGCAATTCACCCTGCAGGCCTTCCATATGGGCTGGCTGTTCCGCGAACCGGTGCTGATTTACGAGGTCAAGGACGGTCAGGCGCAGGCGATGAGCTTCTCGACCGATGACTTCGTCTACGAGCGTAAAGCCCGCGAGATCGTCCCCGAACATGCCCCCCTGCCCGGCGTGGCGGGCTTCCGTCTGCATCATCCGCTCAACCGCCCCGATGTGCTGGACGAGCTTGTGGCCTTTCAGGGCGCATCCTATTTCCGCGCGCTTGGCCGCAATTCGCAATACGGGCTTTCGGCCCGCGGTCTGGCCGTGAATACCGGCCTGTCGGTTGCCGAGGAATTCCCGCGCTTCCGCCGTTTCTGGGTCGAGCGTCCGGCAGAAAATGCCAAGACGGTGACCGTCTATGCCGCGATGGACAGCGCCTCGCTGACAGGAGCCTACCGGTTTGTGATTACACCCGGTGAAGCGACGGTGATGGACGTGACCGCCCGCCTGTTCCTGCGCGCCGATGTGCAGCAACTTGGCGTGGCACCGCTTACCTCGATGTTCCTCTATGCCGACCGCTCGCGCGACCGTTTCGACGATTTCCGCCCGCAGGTGCATGACAGCGACGGCCTCATGATCGAGAAAGCCAGTGGCGAGCGCGTCTGGCGCCCGCTGGCCAATCCCGAGCGTCTGGCCTCCAGCTATTTCAGCGAATCGACTCCGAAAAGCTTCGGCCTTTACCAGCGTGATCGCGAGTTCGAGCAATATCAGGATGCATGGGCCCGCTACGAGCGCCGCCCGTCGCTGAAAGTCGAGCCGACCAGTGATTGGGGCGATGGCATGGTGCGCCTTGTCGAGATCCCCTCCGAGGCCGAGGCCAATGATAATATCGTCGCGTTCTGGGTCCCCAAAGACGGGGCCAAGGCGGGACAAGAGCGAGAATTCTCCTATCGGCTCAGTTGGGGGGATCTTCCCCTTGATCCGAACGAGGGTATCGCCCATGTAAAAGAGACCTTCGCCGGCGCCGGCGGAGTTGCGGGCAGCAATGATAAGACCCGGAAGTTCGTTGTGGACTTCGCAGGCGGGCGTATCGCAAACCTTCCCTCTGACGCGGTTGCCGATCTGAAAGTCGTCAACACGATCAGCGGGGGCACTATCACCAACCAGAGCTTCTCAAAAATCCCAGATCACGACATATGGCGACTTGTGATGGATGTAGACGCCGAAGACGGTTCGACTGTGGAACTCACAGCCTACCTTCAGGGTTATGGTGCTAAGCAATCTGAAACTTGGGCTTACCAATGGATCAAAGCATGACCGTAATTACCTCCCCCGCGGCGGTGGACACCGTCAAACTTGAACCGCAGGACCTGATCTCGGGTCCCTGCGCCCTGCCGGACGCGCCGATGGCGATGCCTGTGCAGGTTCTCGAACGTGAAGGCGCCGGATTCTGGCATGCGCTGCTTGCGGTTCTTCCGCAGCCGATGCGTGCACATGGGCGCAGCTGATCGCACCGAATAGGAGCGAAATATTATGACCGTCGGACGCCTGTTCCTCTGGGCTTTGCGTAGTTTTGCGATTGCACTGAGCCTGGTGGCAGGCGGCGGTGCATTCGTATTGTTTCTGCAATTCGGCTCTGCAGATGGGCTGGATGTGTTCGACGTCGTGCGCGCCGTTCTTATCCTTATCTCAACACTCTGGCTGGCATGGGGGGCCGTTCAGGCCCTCATCGGGCTGACAACCCGCGCCAAGCCCCCTAAATATGACGCGAACGCCCCGATCGAGGGGCGGACCGTCATCCTGATGCCGGTCTATAATGAAGACCCGCTTTACACCTTCACCCGTCTGGCGGCGATGGACGCTTCGCTTCAAGACGCGCAGGCCAAGGCCGGCACCTCTGCCGAGGTGCATTTCGCCATTCTCTCCGACACGCGCAACGATCTGACCGCGCGCCGCGAAGAACAGCTTTTTGCCAAGCTGGTGGCGGAGCGCAACGGGATGGGCCGATACTACTACCGCCGCCGCGAGAACAATACCGGCAAAAAGGCCGGTAATATCGAGGATTTCATCACCCGCTCCGGTGGTGCCTATGATTTTGCGCTGATCCTTGATGCCGATAGCCTGATGGAAGGCGAGACCATCTTGCAGATGGCCCGCCGCATGGAGGCCGAGCCGCGTCTGGGCCTGTTGCAGACGCTGCCGAAAGTCATTCGGGCGCGGTCGCATTTCGGACGGGCCATGCAGTTTTCGGCCGCGTTCTTCTCCCCCGTTTTCGCGCG
The sequence above is drawn from the Thioclava sp. GXIMD4216 genome and encodes:
- a CDS encoding glucan biosynthesis protein G, with translation MIKTAKNARTVPTRRQVMAHLAAGTMLGGVLAGAPLWAQDAAEDTPAADAAQPALPPAAETQPFSFDSLTIEMREAAKQPATAPQKVDGFLSKLDYDAYRMIRFNPEHARFADGDHPQFTLQAFHMGWLFREPVLIYEVKDGQAQAMSFSTDDFVYERKAREIVPEHAPLPGVAGFRLHHPLNRPDVLDELVAFQGASYFRALGRNSQYGLSARGLAVNTGLSVAEEFPRFRRFWVERPAENAKTVTVYAAMDSASLTGAYRFVITPGEATVMDVTARLFLRADVQQLGVAPLTSMFLYADRSRDRFDDFRPQVHDSDGLMIEKASGERVWRPLANPERLASSYFSESTPKSFGLYQRDREFEQYQDAWARYERRPSLKVEPTSDWGDGMVRLVEIPSEAEANDNIVAFWVPKDGAKAGQEREFSYRLSWGDLPLDPNEGIAHVKETFAGAGGVAGSNDKTRKFVVDFAGGRIANLPSDAVADLKVVNTISGGTITNQSFSKIPDHDIWRLVMDVDAEDGSTVELTAYLQGYGAKQSETWAYQWIKA